The DNA region CTGACACTAGAGTCTGCATTCTTACCCACCCTGCTGTCCTCTCTCCAGAAAGGTCTGTGAATCTAGGCCAAGCTAAGGAAAGGCAGAACAAAGCCTCAAGGGAGGCAATCCTGTGTCTAGCTTATCAGCATTCCTGCCACACTGATAGAtgagaataatttattttaatttctctggtaATAAGTCTGTTTGTTTATTCCAGCACTGTGTGCTTGAGGGTCCTTCAGCATAGACACAACATTACTTCTCAAGTGAATCAGACTTCAACACAGACAAATCATTCAGCAGATATATTGAGTTTTGTAACCAGAACCTGGGAATAAGGAAATCTATAAACAGTTTGACAACAAATCTATCTCTGGGAACTAAGATAAATAACACACACACCTTCATCAGCCAGTCAAAATTACATAGATAAAACTGCATACATTATGGGAGAAAGCAAGCACAGTGTTTAGTAAgaaggaaatatttgttgaaaggatTCATGTTAGAAACAGTTGTAGTGATTCAGAATCAGTGTCAGAAATAACTGCAGATATACATAATGAAGGGAATCTTAACAATCAATCTGGACAATGTATAGTgattaaggaaataatcaaatAGGGAGGCTGTAGGTTATACTAACTAGTATAATAATGGCCATATCTTATTCCACAAGAGTAAAATTTCAATTTAACTAGAATAGAGTGAACCCAGTACAATGACCCGGAATTATCATCATGAATACGATCCATTGTGTTACGTGGAACTGTCTGTTCTGATGCTTTGCCATACTCTTAGATTCTTGTGTCTGATCTGtaaatgccttttctttctcttactgCAGACAGGGTACAGTGATGCGTCAGTCTCAGGTGGTTACTGCTGGGCAGGCATTTCGTGTCAAAGCTGCCAAGATCCCTGAGGTCCCCTCAACACTTCCTGATACACAGATTCCTAGAAAAAAGCAAGTTTTTTAATGGTGATCTGTGCCTCTGATTAGGTTAACAGGGGTCCTTCTTGGGTAATGTGGATTCTGGAGCTACAGAGAGTGTTAAATTCTCGGTGTGTCTATAACTGTGATACATGAACTGAGAAGCTACCATATAAGCCCATCACATGGCCTGCCTTTTATAAAGCAGACACTTAATAAGAAGGAagaactgttgttcagtcgctcagttgtgcctgactctttgtgaccccacgaagtgtagcacatcaggctcccctgtccttcaacatctcctggagcttgctaaaactcatgtccattgagtcggtgatgccatccaaccatctctgcttctgttgtccccttctcctcctgacttcactctttcccagcatcaaggtcttttccaatgagccagctcttagcatcaggtggccaaagtgttggagcttcagcatcagtacttccaaagaatattcagggttgatttcctttaggattgactggttggatctccttgcagtcgaagggactctcaagagtctttcccaataccacagttaaaaagcatcagtttgtcagtgttcagccttctttatggtccacctctcacatccgtacatgactaccggaaaaaccatagttttgactgtcgggaaagcaatgtctctgctttttaatacaatgtctaggtttgtcatagcttttcttccaaggagcaagcgtcttttaatttaatggctgcagtcaccatctacagtgattttggagcccaagaaaataaagtctgtcactttttccattgtttccccatctatttgtcatgaagtgacaggaccagatgctatgatcttagttttttgaatgttgtattttaagccagctttttctctcttctctttcatcttcatcaagaggttttttagttcctctttgctttctgccataagggtggtgtcatctgcatatctgaggttgtagaTATTTtgcccggcaatcttgattccagcttctgcttcagtcAGTCcgatatttcacatgatgttcactacatagaagttaaataagcagggtgacaatatacggccttgatgtactccttccctcccccattttgaaccagtctattgttccacgtccggttctaactgttacttcttgacatgtatacaggtttctcaggaggcaggtaaggtggtctggtattcctatctctttaagaattttccacagtttgttatgatccacacagtcaaaggctttaacatagttaatgaagcagaagtagatgtttttctggaattctttggTTTTTTCATGatacaacggatgttggcaatttgatctctggttcctctgccttttctaaatccagcttgaaaatctggaagttttctgtttatgtactgttgaagcatagTTTGGAGAAATCTGGGCATTAatttgctggcgtgtgagatgagtacaattctGTGgcagtttgatcattctttggcattgcccttctttggggttggaatgaaaactgaccttttccagtcctgtggccactgctgagctttccaaatttgctggcatattcagtgcagcacttcaacagcatcatcttttaggactgaaatagctcaactggaatttcatcacctccactagctttctttgtagtggtgcttcctaaggcccacttaacttcacattccaggatgtctggctctagatggatgatcacaccatcgtggttatctgggtcattatgaGGCAATAAAAAAGTGCAAGGATTCACAATGGACTTCTTATTTCCAATTCAATTCCTTCTTCAGGCCCAGAACACTTCTGTCCTCAGATTCTCTAAGACATCTCCATATTCTGATAATAAGTCCTGCTTTATCCCTTATGTTGATGTAGTGGATTGTTGCTGATTGTTGATTTCTTCATGATGTTGATTTCTTGATTGATGTTatatgttgatttcttttttttttggggggggggtaaattgtaatttttttattggaaaacaAATATACAACTTGGAATGGATTTGAGGCAAATTGTGCCATAAGCAGATTTTCTTTAAGTGgctaaaacaaagtttaaaaagcaagttaacaataaaagaaaatgtttctggtATAGGACCAGCAGTACAAAAAAATAGTGTACGAGTTCCTGGATAAAACACCCATTTTGCAATAGTGCAACTTTTAAGTACATATTGTTGACTGTCCGTAGTCTACGCAGAGTTACAACTCCACACTTCAAGAACAACATGCTGACAATTCCTAAAGAaaactactcaaaaaaaaaaaaaaaaaaggcataaccCAGATGTTCCCTCATTTGACCAACTCCATCTAAGTTTAGATGTGCAGAAGGGCTTAGATATACCCAGAGTAAGCCACATGCAACATGTTACTTAATCGATTTTCTAAAATAAGGTTTCAGGACAATGACAGTAAGATAAGGGAAGAAAACATGGAGGAATGAAGTCCGAATTACTatacatgcatattttttttgACAGTAGGGGGAAACCTTTTACAGATAagttacaaacaaaaaaaaggcaaattaacAATTTTGTACAAGAAATTTAACACATTCTGTACAATGTCTTCACTTTGCTGTCATCATTTGTACAAACTCTTCATAGTTTACTTGACCATCTCCATCAATATCTGCTTCCCTAATCATTTCATCAACTTCTTCATCTGTTAACTTCTCTCCAAGGTTTGTCATCACATGGAGGAGCTCTGCTGCACTAATATAGCCATTACCATCCTTATCAAACACATGGAATGCTTCTCTaatttcttcttcactgtctgtgtttttcatttttcttgccatCATTGTCAGAAATTCCGGGAAGTCAATTGTGCCATTACCATCAGCATCTACTTCATTAATCATGTCCTGTAACTCTGCTTCTGTGGGGTTCTGCCCAAGAGACCTCATTACAGTTCCCAATTCCTTTGTTGTTATAGTTCCATCACCATCCTTGTCAAATAGTGAAAAAGCTTCTTTGAATTCTGCAATCGGCTCTTCAGTGAGTTGGTCAGCCATGCTGCAAGCGCTACCATTCTCCGGGACGCAACCACACAACCACTCAGCTCACTCGCTCCACTTGGACTTATATGTTGATTTCTTGATGCTTCCCCAGTGTCCATTCTTTACTTCCTCCTTCCTAACAGTTTGCCTTACTTCCAATCCTATGTTTTGAGTAGAACTGATCCTAAATCTCAGTTCTACAGTGCATCCAGACTGAAGTCAGTTAGCATGCCTCATTATCCTGGATAGGGTTATTGATGCAGAAATGAACACATGACCtattaagagatttttttctggaaacttcTGAGAAAGTTCCCTTTGTCATTCTTAGGAGTTAgcaaaaaaagatattcaatgGACATAATGGAGGAGACATTAAGTGTCAGGTGCTTCTGACAGACACCTTACAACTAAAGGGAAGTTATATTTAAGATAAAGTCAAAaccatgcagaaaaaaaaaatgcgttCTTGGTGAGAATCTGAATCCAACTTTGCTGGAAGCCTCTAGCTATGTCACTTACATGGATGAAACATTTCCTTTACTTTTAAAGGGCATTTTGACTTGGGTTTTTGAATGCTTACAACTAACAGAATCCTAACTGATAAGCATTTTTTGGGGTGAattctgtcatttgcaaacaAATGTAGTATTCAGAGACTTAAATATGAGCAGTATATGAAAGGCAGAGTAAATAGGGACTGAGGAAAGACCCAGGGGAATTTCCTGCTAAGTAAGTACTCAGGCTTGTGtgtgctggggagaggggaggtttaaatattatttctatttgttCTGAGGACTTTAGGGGGTTATTTCCTGATTTATTTTCTCAAGAAGCTAGACTATCAAAGAAAGGAATTCAGTATAAgtactaggattttttttttaattaatagcaGTGACTTCAGAACAATGAGCTAatcaactttttcattttatacacAACCCATGAAAATTACTGCACATAATCAAACACAAGTGGAATAGAACTTCTTCTATTGTCTTAAAATTTCAACTAAAGCACAAAGCTGAAAATAATGGGGAATTCGTCTACATTCTAAAGAGTCATGACTTGCTGGGAAGTATCCAGTCTAGTTTGGTGACCTTTACCCACACACACTGTATTAGAGCAAACTAAGGATTCCCTGGGAAGAGTTCACAGTAGAAAAGGTATTTCCCCTATCCTCCCTGTGAGGGAAGATTCAGGCTACATGCCCCCTAAGTGCGTGAGGGAAACACCAGGTGAAATTCTCCAAGAGACTGCAGTTGTCAGCTAGAACAGGGGCTGAGTCAACATCCCTACTATGTGCTCCACCACCAGAGAGCACATAGATGAGTTTGGGGGTCAAATCCCAGGAGCTTAGGGTACATCCAAAGAAGAAATCAGAGTAGCTCAAGGCAAGGCAGCAGTAGGATGGAGCAGGGCAAGGATGCCAAATGTCCCTCAGGTTGTCAATTTCCAGTGAACAGGCAGTGATGTGACCAAGTGAGAGCCACCCTTGAAAGGCTCTGGCCCAAAAGCTGTCCACTGGGGTGAGGGAATCCTGGCAGAACAATGCTGTATGGGGTTACCTCCAGGGGTAGGAGCTGACGGGGTATCACAAGAGGTCATCTGGGGAAGGAATTGCCTAAGTCAAGAGCCAGGGCAAGTGGACAAACATCTCTGAGAATTCACCAGTATGTACCAGGAAAGAGCCATCATTTGAATCCCAGTGTGAGAAAGTGGAGTCAACAGCACCAACCAGTTAAAGCACTACCCTTTACTTCTTATCTCTTCTCTGCCACTGATCTAGAAGGAGTCAAATGTAAGAAAGAGGTGTGTTtgcagggaaagagaaaggagaccACACTCTCCCAAAAGCAGGTTTAAAGCCATAAGTTAATGCCTTCAAGCTGTACGGCAGGGGAATAGAGAAGCTTTAATTGGATGAAagatttaaattttgatattaGATTGACTGTCCTTCTATAGCTGAAAATAGCATGTTTTGATGTCCCCAAATAACTTGAAAACAGTGGAATCTGCCTCATATTATCCAGACATGGGGGATGGAGGGCCAATATGGTGTTTTGGGGCAATAATGGAAGAAGAACAATGCTGTTTCACCTGCTAAAGAAATCAGTAACagttttatcataaatataaATCAACATACCACAGCATTGTGTATTCTGAGGCAGAAACAATAGCAGATCAAAAAACTCAAGGTGCAGACCTAACGTTCTATGAATTGGGTAGTTATAGAGCGTCTACTGATTATGCTATTTAACCAAAACAGGGCTGCTCCAGAAACCTACCACAAAGGTGAAGTATAAACCCCTGCCAGAGAAGCCTCCCTGTCAAACGCATAGGTTGTGAATTCAGCTTGGAAGGCATCAATATTATTAGCACACgactgtcttctcttttttctcttactctgctcattaaaaataattctgacttTCCCTAGAAGGTTATTTAGAGACTTCAAAATACTACAGGTTCAAACATCCAGCTCTACAATCATCAACCCATGGGTAGTTTGGCTATATTATGTGAAAGAGAATGAATATGAATTTTGTTTGTATGTATGAGTAGAGGAAAATTCATGATGATCAtgtttgttaaaaattaaaattcttgtgTTTTATTAAACTCACCTTGAGATCTTATAAAAATAACAGTTGTTTAGCTTGATACTTGGATAAATCTGCATTCTATTATGAATGCATATGtggatgcatgcatgtgtatatgccTTTGACTTTTCAGAGCCTCAGTTCCTTATCTATAATATCAAGAGTTGAATCCCAGGATATAATCCCCATTCTTTCTATAGCTATAGTTCCAAACTGTTCTCAAGACACTGAAAATTAAGCATCAAAATATGCAATTATAGTTGTAGTATATTGTACCTTAATTACAAAGACTGGAAAGAATATATTATAAAGTGACTCTCTCAAATGTAGTAATTGAAactaaaagcattttctttaattGTGGATTGTCCAGAAAATTCAGTTGACTATAATATCctattctttcaaaaaaaaaaaatatcctattctttctttcttcctaattagatattttcttaatttcttcttaatTAGATACTCTAAGTTTAATATACTATCAGAAGTAGGTCATTACTATTATAATGGATTTAAAATATGGTAACTCCAAGTTAATATAAAGAATAAGTCAGAtgggcaaaataggtgaaggggagtCAGAGGCACAAACTACCATTATATTCTAAGTTGTAAGAATACAATGTACAGCATTATAGTCAATAatatggtggcactagtggtaaagaatctacctgccaaagcaggagatgcaaaagactcaggtttgatccctgagtttgaaagatgccctggaagaggaaatggcaccccactgtaatattcttgcctggaaaattccatgggcagaggagcctggtggactacagtccatggggtcacaaagaatcagatgctactgagtgattttttttttttaaatatttgtttatttattttcttggctgcattgggttttagttgtggcacacaggctctctagttgtgtcaCATGGGCATGGGTTCAgttaccctgcagcatgtgggatcttggttccctgaccagggttcaaacctgcatcccctgcattataaggtgaattcttaaccaccagaccaccagggaagtcccctgagtgattgaacacacacacacatagtcaatATACTGCaaatacagtcaataatattgtagtaACTTTTTATGTgcataatatatagaaatatcaaatgagtatgctgtatacttgaaactaatacaatattgtaagtcaactatatttcagtaaaaagaagaaagcaaataataatatgaaattatGCTTTTGTAGAATATTCTTACAGATTTGGAAAACCTTTCAAACTTTATGTTTCTGCCTGCATGAAAATTTTATCCAACTTTGGATTTTAAGTGATTGTAAACTctcttttctcactgtttccattgtttcccatctatttgccatgaagtgatgggactggatgccatgatcttagttttctgaatgttgagttttaagccaactttttttttggggggggggcctctaaaatcattgcagatggtgactgcagccatgaaattaaaagatgcttgctccttggaagaaaagctatgaccaacctagacagcatattaaaaagcagagacaaaggtccatctagtcaaagctatggtttttcagtagtcaggtatggagtgagagttggactataaagaaagctgagtgccgaagaactgatgcttttgaactgtggtgttggagaagactcttgaaagtccctttaactgcaaggagatccaaccagtcaatcctaaaggagatcagtcctgaatattcattggcaggactgatgctgaagttgaaactcaatactgtggctacctgatgtgaagaactgactcattggaaaagaccctgatgctgggaaagattgagggcaggaggagaagggaatgacagaagatgagatggttggatggcatcaccgacttgatggacatgagtttgagtaagctccaggagttggtaatggacagggaacccttgcatgctgcagtccatggggtcgcaaagagtcagacacaagtgagcgactgaactgatatgaaactctcttttaataaaattatattcatcaGTGTCCTCATTTTATGAGATGAACATTATCAATAAGATAGATATAAATTTCCTGGCTCAGAACAAAGATACTAAACTCTACACAAAAAATCCACTACAATTGTATCATTCAGAATACCTAAGGTATTCACTACCATTAACTTTTCTGAGGCTTATAAATTTCATTTTGCacagagatttctttttattaaagtatagttgaattaaaatattatgttagcttcaggtatatggtgatttgatattttaatatattatactccatttaaagttataaaatattggttatattacCTGTGCTATGCAATACAACCTTGTAGCTTACTTATCTTATACAGAGAagctgtacctcttaatcccctatccCTATCTTGTCCCTCCCctactcccctctccccactggtaatcactagtttggaCTCTATATCGGtgagtctttttttgttgttatattcatttgtttaatttttagattccatatataagtgataacacaaaattatatgttatttttatttgtctttttgtctgacttatttcattaagtataataccctccaggtccaccTATActgttacaaatggcaaaatttcattcttttttatggctgattaatatt from Cervus canadensis isolate Bull #8, Minnesota chromosome 1, ASM1932006v1, whole genome shotgun sequence includes:
- the LOC122453208 gene encoding calmodulin-1-like; translated protein: MADQLTEEPIAEFKEAFSLFDKDGDGTITTKELGTVMRSLGQNPTEAELQDMINEVDADGNGTIDFPEFLTMMARKMKNTDSEEEIREAFHVFDKDGNGYISAAELLHVMTNLGEKLTDEEVDEMIREADIDGDGQVNYEEFVQMMTAK